A region from the Thauera humireducens genome encodes:
- the pheS gene encoding phenylalanine--tRNA ligase subunit alpha: protein MEHLDQLVQKAITDFAAAADGAQLEQAKARYLGKSGSLTERLKSLGKLDPEARREAGVSINAAKTAIEAELEARRTALREAALLAQLAAEALDVTLPGRGAAPGGLHPVSRTLERIEQLFGSIGFVVADGPEIETDWHNFTALNTPENHPARSMHDTFYLEGHDDVLLRTHTSPVQIRAMQAHVERYKDAGTMPELRLIAPGRVFRVDSDATHSPMFHQVEGLWVGENVSFADLKGVVADFLRKFFETDDLQVRFRPSFFPFTEPSAEIDVAFMSGALEGRWLEIAGCGMVHPNVLRFGGIDPERYTGFAFGMGPDRLTMLRYGVNDLRLFFEGDLRFLSQFR from the coding sequence ATGGAACACCTGGATCAACTGGTTCAAAAGGCGATCACCGATTTCGCCGCCGCGGCAGACGGCGCGCAGCTCGAGCAGGCCAAGGCGCGCTATCTCGGCAAGAGCGGTTCGCTGACGGAGCGGCTGAAGTCGCTCGGCAAGCTCGATCCGGAGGCCCGGCGCGAGGCGGGGGTCTCGATCAATGCCGCCAAGACCGCCATCGAGGCCGAACTGGAGGCGCGCCGCACCGCATTGCGTGAAGCCGCGCTGCTGGCACAACTTGCCGCCGAGGCGCTCGATGTGACGCTGCCCGGACGCGGCGCCGCTCCCGGTGGTCTGCACCCGGTGAGCCGCACGCTCGAGCGCATCGAGCAGCTGTTCGGATCGATCGGCTTCGTCGTCGCCGACGGCCCCGAGATCGAGACCGACTGGCACAACTTCACCGCGCTCAATACGCCCGAAAACCATCCGGCGCGTTCGATGCACGACACCTTCTATCTCGAAGGGCACGACGACGTCCTGCTGCGCACGCACACCAGTCCGGTGCAGATCCGTGCCATGCAGGCGCACGTCGAGCGCTACAAGGACGCCGGCACCATGCCCGAGCTGCGCCTGATCGCGCCTGGCCGGGTGTTCCGGGTCGATTCGGACGCCACCCACTCGCCGATGTTCCATCAGGTCGAGGGCTTGTGGGTCGGTGAGAACGTCAGCTTCGCCGACCTCAAGGGCGTGGTGGCGGATTTCCTGCGCAAGTTCTTCGAGACCGACGACCTGCAGGTGCGCTTCCGTCCGTCCTTCTTCCCGTTCACCGAGCCGAGCGCCGAGATCGACGTCGCCTTCATGAGCGGTGCGCTCGAGGGGCGCTGGCTCGAGATCGCCGGTTGCGGCATGGTGCATCCCAACGTGCTACGGTTTGGCGGCATCGACCCCGAACGCTACACCGGCTTCGCCTTCGGCATGGGGCCGGACCGCCTGACGATGTTGCGCTATGGCGTCAATGACCTGCGCCTGTTCTTCGAAGGCGACCTGCGCTTCCTGAGCCAGTTCCGCTGA
- a CDS encoding 3'-5' exonuclease encodes MPVLVFDIETIPDVAGIRNLYELPADLSDAEAAEWAFQQRRASHGNDFLPHHLQRVVTISCVLRDAQQFRVFSLSEPDSGEGEIIQRFFDGVERYTPQIVSWNGGGFDLPVLHYRGMLHGVSAPRYWDQGEGDYHDSRDFKWNNYISRYHSRHLDLMDLLALYQPRANAPLDDLAKLMGYPGKLGMDGSAVWQAWQDGRIAEIRDYCETDVVNTYLVYLRFERMRGHLDAKAWADEVAVVRDSLGRLEAPHWQQFLAAWPQA; translated from the coding sequence ATGCCGGTCCTCGTCTTCGATATCGAGACCATCCCCGACGTTGCCGGCATCCGTAATCTCTACGAACTGCCGGCGGACCTGTCGGATGCGGAAGCGGCGGAGTGGGCCTTCCAGCAGCGTCGCGCCAGCCATGGCAACGATTTCCTCCCGCATCACCTGCAACGCGTGGTGACGATCTCGTGCGTGCTGCGCGACGCGCAGCAGTTCCGGGTGTTCTCCCTGTCCGAGCCGGATTCGGGCGAGGGCGAGATCATCCAGCGCTTCTTCGACGGCGTCGAACGCTATACGCCGCAGATCGTGTCGTGGAACGGCGGCGGCTTCGACTTGCCCGTGCTGCACTACCGCGGCATGCTCCATGGCGTGTCGGCGCCGCGTTACTGGGATCAGGGCGAGGGTGACTACCACGATTCGCGCGACTTCAAGTGGAACAACTACATCAGTCGCTATCACAGTCGTCATCTCGACCTGATGGACCTGCTGGCGCTGTATCAGCCGCGCGCCAATGCGCCGCTCGACGACCTCGCCAAGCTGATGGGGTATCCGGGCAAGCTGGGCATGGATGGGTCTGCGGTGTGGCAGGCCTGGCAAGACGGGCGAATCGCCGAGATTCGTGACTACTGCGAGACGGACGTGGTCAACACCTATCTTGTGTATCTGCGCTTCGAGCGCATGCGTGGCCATCTCGACGCGAAGGCCTGGGCGGACGAGGTGGCTGTCGTGCGTGATTCGCTGGGGCGGCTCGAGGCGCCGCACTGGCAGCAGTTTCTTGCGGCCTGGCCGCAGGCTTGA
- the rpsA gene encoding 30S ribosomal protein S1, producing MSNATPSFEDSFAALFEESLALQEMRTGEVITAEVVRIDQNFVVVNAGLKSESYVPVDEFRNDRGELEVNVGDFVHVAIDALEDGFGETRLSRDKAKRISAWNDLEKALNEGSLVKGVITGRVKGGLTVMTNSIRAFLPGSLVDMRPVKDTTPYEGKEYEFKVIKLDRKRNNVVVSRRAVLEESMGEEREKLLSNLKEGTVIKGIVKNITDYGAFVDLGGIDGLLHITDLAWRRVRHPSEVLNVGDEIEAKVLKFDQEKNRVSLGLKQLGEDPWVGISRRYPQGTRLFGKVTNITDYGAFVEVEQGIEGLVHVSEMDWTNKNIHPTKVVQLGDEVEVMILEIDEDRRRISLGMKQCMSNPWDDFAINHKKGDKVRGQIKSITDFGVFIGLEGGIDGLVHLSDLSWSEQGDDAVRRFKKGDEVEAVVLAIDVERERISLGIKQLEGDPYTNFIATHEKNTLVRGTVKSVDARGAVISLGDDVEAYLRASEAAAHRVDDLTTMLKEGDEVEAMVINVDRKTRSINLSIRAKDQAEQTEAMSKFASDSSAASGTTNLGALLKAKLNEQKQ from the coding sequence ATGTCCAACGCCACCCCCTCCTTCGAAGATAGCTTTGCCGCCCTCTTCGAGGAAAGCCTTGCCCTGCAGGAAATGCGCACCGGTGAAGTCATCACCGCCGAAGTCGTGCGCATCGATCAGAACTTCGTCGTCGTCAACGCCGGCCTGAAGTCCGAAAGCTATGTCCCCGTCGACGAGTTCCGCAACGACCGCGGTGAACTCGAAGTCAACGTCGGCGACTTCGTGCACGTCGCGATCGACGCGCTTGAAGACGGCTTCGGCGAAACGCGCCTGTCGCGTGACAAGGCCAAGCGCATCTCGGCCTGGAACGACCTCGAGAAGGCCCTCAACGAAGGTTCGCTGGTCAAGGGTGTCATCACCGGCCGCGTCAAGGGTGGTCTGACCGTCATGACCAACAGCATCCGCGCCTTCCTGCCGGGTTCGCTGGTCGACATGCGTCCGGTCAAGGACACCACGCCGTACGAAGGCAAGGAATACGAATTCAAGGTCATCAAGCTCGACCGCAAGCGCAACAACGTCGTGGTGTCGCGCCGCGCCGTGCTGGAAGAGTCGATGGGTGAAGAGCGCGAGAAGCTGCTCTCCAACCTCAAGGAAGGCACCGTCATCAAGGGTATCGTCAAGAACATCACCGACTACGGTGCGTTCGTCGACCTGGGTGGCATCGATGGCCTGCTGCACATCACCGACCTGGCCTGGCGCCGTGTCCGTCACCCGAGCGAAGTGCTCAACGTCGGTGACGAGATCGAAGCCAAGGTGCTCAAGTTCGACCAGGAAAAGAACCGCGTCTCGCTGGGCCTCAAGCAGCTGGGCGAAGACCCGTGGGTGGGCATCTCGCGTCGTTACCCGCAGGGCACCCGCCTGTTCGGCAAGGTGACCAACATCACCGACTACGGCGCGTTCGTCGAGGTCGAGCAGGGTATCGAGGGTCTGGTCCACGTGTCCGAAATGGACTGGACCAACAAGAACATCCATCCGACCAAGGTTGTCCAGCTGGGCGACGAGGTCGAAGTGATGATCCTCGAGATCGACGAAGACCGTCGCCGCATCTCGCTGGGCATGAAGCAGTGCATGTCCAACCCGTGGGACGATTTCGCCATCAACCACAAGAAGGGCGACAAGGTCCGCGGCCAGATCAAGTCGATCACCGACTTTGGCGTGTTCATCGGCCTGGAAGGCGGCATCGACGGTCTGGTGCACCTGTCCGACCTGTCGTGGAGCGAGCAGGGCGACGACGCCGTGCGCCGCTTCAAGAAGGGCGACGAAGTCGAGGCCGTGGTGCTGGCGATCGACGTCGAGCGCGAGCGCATCTCGCTGGGCATCAAGCAGCTCGAGGGCGACCCCTACACCAACTTCATCGCCACCCACGAGAAGAACACCCTCGTGCGCGGCACCGTGAAGTCGGTCGATGCCCGTGGCGCCGTGATCTCGCTGGGTGACGACGTCGAAGCCTACCTGCGCGCGTCCGAAGCCGCTGCCCATCGCGTCGATGACCTGACCACGATGCTGAAGGAAGGCGACGAAGTCGAAGCGATGGTCATCAACGTCGATCGCAAGACCCGTTCGATCAACCTGTCGATCCGTGCCAAGGATCAGGCCGAGCAGACCGAAGCCATGAGCAAGTTCGCTTCCGACAGCTCTGCTGCCTCGGGTACGACCAACCTCGGCGCGCTGCTGAAGGCCAAGCTGAACGAGCAGAAGCAGTAA
- a CDS encoding YdbL family protein: MKALTRGTRWLSGLLLGGVLAFAVHAQGSLEIDTPAIAALKASMQQRHAQLAPMYASGAIGLGADGTVALRDASVVPLAQRGGLNALVAAENADRAALYREIARANQHPEWEADVRRTFAQRWIDRAQAGWWVQRGGAWVKK, from the coding sequence ATGAAGGCACTGACCCGCGGCACGCGCTGGCTTTCGGGGTTGTTGCTCGGCGGGGTGCTTGCCTTTGCTGTCCATGCGCAGGGCAGCCTCGAGATCGACACCCCCGCCATCGCGGCGCTGAAGGCGTCCATGCAGCAGCGCCACGCTCAGCTGGCGCCGATGTATGCGTCCGGGGCGATCGGTCTTGGCGCGGACGGTACGGTTGCGTTGCGCGATGCATCGGTCGTGCCGCTGGCGCAGCGGGGTGGGCTCAACGCGCTGGTCGCGGCCGAGAATGCCGACCGCGCGGCCCTCTACCGCGAGATCGCGCGCGCGAACCAGCATCCGGAGTGGGAGGCCGACGTGCGTCGCACCTTCGCGCAGCGCTGGATCGATCGTGCGCAGGCCGGATGGTGGGTGCAGCGCGGTGGTGCCTGGGTGAAGAAATAA
- the cysM gene encoding cysteine synthase CysM, whose protein sequence is MEFKTLEDYVGHTPLVRLKRINAGRNNVILAKLEGNNPAGSVKDRPALSMVMRAEARGEIRPGDTLIEATSGNTGIALAMAAAMRGYRMILVMPENQSVERRQTMRAFGAELVLTPTSGGMEMARDIAEKMRDEGRGIILDQFANPDNPLAHYEGTGPEIWEQTGGRVTHFVSSMGTTGTIMGTSRFLKEKSAAIQIVGCEPAEGSQIPGIRKWPEAYLPKIFERPRVDRVERVSQAEAEEMTRRLAREEGIFAGISSGGSMHVALRLAAELENAVIVSIVCDRGDRYLSTGVFPA, encoded by the coding sequence ATGGAATTCAAGACGCTGGAAGACTACGTCGGACACACGCCGCTGGTGCGCCTCAAGCGCATCAACGCTGGACGCAACAACGTCATCCTTGCCAAGCTCGAGGGCAACAACCCTGCGGGTTCGGTGAAGGATCGCCCGGCGCTGTCGATGGTGATGCGTGCCGAGGCGCGCGGCGAGATCAGGCCGGGCGATACGCTGATCGAGGCGACGAGTGGCAACACGGGGATTGCGCTCGCCATGGCGGCGGCGATGCGTGGCTATCGCATGATCCTGGTGATGCCCGAGAACCAGAGTGTCGAGCGACGGCAGACGATGCGTGCATTCGGCGCCGAACTGGTGCTGACGCCGACATCCGGTGGCATGGAGATGGCGCGCGACATCGCCGAGAAGATGCGCGACGAGGGCAGAGGCATCATCCTCGACCAGTTCGCGAACCCGGACAATCCGCTGGCGCACTACGAGGGTACCGGCCCCGAGATCTGGGAACAGACGGGCGGGCGCGTCACTCACTTCGTCAGCTCGATGGGGACGACCGGCACCATCATGGGGACCTCGCGCTTCCTCAAGGAAAAGAGCGCGGCGATCCAGATCGTCGGCTGCGAGCCGGCCGAAGGCTCGCAGATCCCTGGCATCCGCAAATGGCCCGAGGCCTACCTGCCGAAGATCTTCGAGCGTCCGCGCGTGGATCGGGTCGAGCGCGTCAGTCAGGCCGAGGCCGAGGAAATGACCCGACGCCTGGCGCGGGAAGAGGGCATCTTTGCCGGCATCTCGTCCGGCGGATCGATGCATGTTGCGTTGCGTCTTGCCGCTGAACTCGAGAACGCGGTGATCGTGTCGATCGTCTGTGATCGCGGCGATCGTTATCTGTCGACGGGTGTGTTCCCGGCCTGA
- the lapB gene encoding lipopolysaccharide assembly protein LapB, translating to MEIELWWLLALPLFFALGWLAARIDIRQVVQESRSLPRSYLSGLNFLLNEQPDKAIDSFVEAVRIDPQTIELHFALGSLFRRRGETDRAIRIHQLLVDREDVTEDQRLQALGELGQDFLKAGLLDRAEAVFVRLRGTRADDVALRYLLEIYQQEKDWAKAIEVAAALPDHESVMWRTEVANFHCELAAGALANSRLDEAEAHVADALKVNPRCVRASLLRGDICMARGHDEDALAAWKRIENQDPVYLALAAERIMDAYGRIGRLEEGHQLLRAWLDGHASLDLLDELFHWEMEKQGPRAAYDLVREELRRNPTLLGLDKLLEAALLTVPTEHRGDVELVKQLIHGHTRKVARYRCDACGFKARQFHWRCPACGGWETYPPRRTEEFDLTP from the coding sequence ATGGAAATCGAACTCTGGTGGCTGCTGGCCCTTCCGTTGTTCTTTGCGCTGGGCTGGCTCGCCGCGCGCATCGACATTCGCCAGGTGGTGCAGGAATCACGCTCGCTGCCGCGCTCGTATCTCAGCGGCCTCAATTTTCTCCTCAACGAGCAGCCCGACAAGGCGATCGACTCCTTCGTCGAGGCGGTCCGTATCGATCCGCAGACGATCGAGCTGCATTTTGCCCTCGGGAGCCTGTTCCGTCGTCGGGGTGAAACGGATCGTGCGATCCGCATCCATCAACTGCTGGTCGATCGCGAAGACGTGACCGAGGACCAGCGCCTGCAGGCCCTCGGCGAGCTGGGGCAGGATTTCCTGAAGGCCGGCCTGCTGGATCGCGCCGAGGCTGTCTTCGTGCGTCTGCGCGGTACGCGGGCAGATGACGTGGCGCTGCGCTATCTGCTCGAGATCTACCAGCAGGAGAAGGATTGGGCGAAGGCGATCGAGGTGGCGGCGGCCTTGCCCGATCACGAAAGCGTGATGTGGCGCACGGAAGTCGCCAACTTCCACTGCGAGCTTGCAGCCGGTGCGCTTGCCAATTCGCGCCTCGACGAGGCGGAGGCGCATGTCGCCGATGCGCTGAAGGTGAATCCGCGCTGTGTGCGCGCGAGCCTGCTGCGCGGAGATATCTGCATGGCGCGCGGGCACGACGAAGACGCGCTGGCGGCGTGGAAGCGCATCGAGAACCAGGACCCGGTGTATCTTGCGCTGGCGGCCGAGCGGATCATGGACGCCTATGGTCGTATCGGACGGCTCGAGGAGGGCCATCAACTCTTGCGTGCGTGGCTGGACGGGCACGCCTCGCTGGATCTGCTCGACGAGCTGTTCCATTGGGAGATGGAGAAGCAGGGGCCCCGGGCAGCCTATGATCTGGTGCGCGAGGAGTTGCGCCGCAACCCGACCCTGCTCGGGTTGGACAAGTTGCTCGAGGCCGCATTGCTGACCGTGCCGACCGAGCACCGTGGCGATGTGGAACTGGTCAAGCAGTTGATCCACGGCCACACCCGCAAGGTGGCACGCTATCGTTGCGACGCCTGCGGCTTCAAGGCGCGCCAGTTCCATTGGCGCTGCCCGGCGTGCGGCGGGTGGGAAACCTATCCACCGCGACGGACCGAAGAGTTCGATCTCACCCCCTGA
- the thrS gene encoding threonine--tRNA ligase: MPNITLPDGSVRSFDHPVTVAEVAASIGAGLAKAALAGRVGGKLVDLSHQLESDADLAIVTDKMPEGLEIIRHSTAHLLAHAVKELFPDAQVTIGPVIDNGFYYDFSYKRPFTPEDLAAIEVRMVEIAKREMPVHREVWSRDKAVEFFKGIGEHYKAEIIASIPAGEDVSLYRQGDFIDLCRGPHVPSTGKLKVFKLMKLAGAYWRGDSKNEMLQRVYGTAWVKKDDLDAYLHMIEEAEKRDHRKLGRQLDLFHLQDEAPGMVFWHAKGWTLWQQIEQYLRKALGEHGYQEVKTPQIVDRSLWEKSGHWGMYSDLMFTTQSEKRDYAVKPMNCPCHIQIFNQGLKSYRDLPLRMAEFGSCHRNEPSGSLHGIMRVRNFVQDDAHIFCAESQVQAESAGFIRLLQKVYADFGFTDVLVKLSTRPEKRVGTDEQWDAAEAALAAALDAQGLAYELQPGEGAFYGPKIEFSLKDSLGRVWQCGTLQLDFNLPVRLGAEYVDEDNSKKVPVMLHRAVLGSLERFIGILIENHAGAMPLWLAPVQAVVMNISEGQSEYALEAAAKLRQAGFRVEADLRNEKINYKIREHSVQKLPYQIVIGDKEKAAGLVAVRARGGQDLGQMSLDSLIERWRREVEAKAGSV; encoded by the coding sequence ATGCCCAATATCACCCTTCCTGACGGTTCCGTGCGCAGCTTTGATCATCCGGTGACGGTGGCCGAGGTTGCCGCATCGATCGGTGCCGGTCTTGCCAAGGCGGCACTCGCCGGCCGGGTTGGCGGAAAGCTTGTGGATCTCTCGCATCAGCTCGAGAGCGATGCCGATCTGGCGATCGTTACCGACAAGATGCCCGAGGGGCTGGAGATCATCCGCCACTCGACGGCCCATCTGCTGGCGCATGCGGTGAAGGAGTTGTTCCCCGATGCGCAGGTGACGATCGGACCGGTCATCGACAACGGCTTCTACTACGACTTTTCCTACAAGCGCCCGTTTACGCCCGAGGATCTGGCAGCGATCGAAGTGCGCATGGTCGAGATCGCCAAGCGCGAGATGCCGGTGCATCGGGAAGTCTGGTCGCGCGACAAGGCGGTCGAGTTCTTCAAGGGTATCGGCGAGCACTACAAGGCCGAGATCATCGCCTCGATTCCGGCGGGCGAGGATGTGTCGCTGTACCGCCAGGGCGATTTCATCGACCTGTGCCGCGGCCCGCACGTGCCGTCCACCGGCAAGCTCAAGGTCTTCAAGCTGATGAAGCTGGCTGGTGCCTACTGGCGCGGCGACTCCAAGAACGAGATGCTGCAGCGCGTGTACGGCACGGCTTGGGTCAAGAAGGATGATCTCGATGCCTACCTGCACATGATCGAGGAGGCGGAAAAACGCGACCACCGCAAGCTGGGTCGCCAGCTGGATCTCTTTCATCTTCAGGACGAGGCGCCAGGCATGGTGTTCTGGCACGCCAAGGGCTGGACGCTGTGGCAGCAGATCGAGCAATACCTGCGCAAGGCGCTGGGCGAGCACGGCTACCAGGAAGTGAAGACGCCGCAGATCGTCGATCGCTCGCTGTGGGAGAAGTCCGGCCACTGGGGTATGTACTCCGACCTGATGTTCACCACGCAGTCCGAGAAGCGGGACTATGCGGTGAAGCCGATGAACTGCCCTTGTCACATCCAGATTTTCAACCAGGGCCTGAAGAGCTACCGCGACCTGCCGCTGCGCATGGCCGAGTTCGGGTCCTGCCACCGCAACGAGCCGTCCGGCTCGCTGCACGGCATCATGCGGGTGCGCAACTTCGTGCAGGACGACGCCCACATCTTCTGTGCCGAGAGTCAGGTACAGGCGGAGTCGGCCGGCTTCATCCGCCTGCTGCAGAAGGTGTATGCGGATTTCGGCTTCACCGACGTGCTGGTGAAGCTCTCGACGCGACCGGAGAAGCGCGTCGGAACGGACGAACAGTGGGATGCAGCCGAGGCGGCGCTTGCAGCCGCGCTCGATGCGCAGGGGCTGGCGTACGAGTTGCAGCCGGGCGAGGGCGCGTTCTACGGGCCCAAGATCGAGTTCTCGCTGAAGGACAGTCTTGGCCGGGTGTGGCAGTGCGGCACCCTGCAGCTCGACTTCAACCTGCCGGTGCGTCTCGGCGCCGAGTACGTCGATGAGGACAACAGCAAGAAGGTGCCGGTGATGCTGCACCGCGCGGTGCTCGGCTCGCTCGAGCGCTTCATCGGCATCCTGATCGAGAACCATGCCGGCGCGATGCCGCTGTGGCTGGCGCCGGTGCAGGCCGTGGTGATGAACATCTCGGAAGGGCAGTCGGAATACGCGTTAGAGGCTGCAGCCAAGCTCAGGCAGGCGGGCTTCCGCGTCGAAGCGGATTTGCGCAACGAGAAGATTAACTATAAAATTCGCGAACATAGCGTACAGAAGCTGCCCTACCAGATCGTCATCGGCGACAAAGAAAAGGCGGCTGGCCTGGTGGCCGTGCGTGCCCGGGGTGGCCAGGATCTTGGTCAAATGTCCCTCGATTCGCTGATCGAACGCTGGCGTCGCGAAGTTGAAGCGAAAGCCGGGTCGGTCTGA
- a CDS encoding integration host factor subunit beta, with product MTKSELIAQLAERFPQLVAKDADYAVKMILDAMTDALARGDRIEIRGFGSFALNYRPPRVGRNPKSGEKVHVPEKYVPHFKAGKELRERVDLSG from the coding sequence ATGACCAAATCGGAGCTGATTGCGCAGCTCGCGGAGCGTTTCCCGCAGCTGGTCGCAAAGGACGCCGATTACGCGGTCAAGATGATCCTCGATGCGATGACCGACGCCCTGGCGCGTGGGGATCGCATCGAGATCCGCGGGTTTGGCAGTTTTGCGCTGAACTACCGTCCGCCTCGCGTCGGACGCAACCCCAAGTCGGGCGAGAAGGTGCACGTGCCGGAGAAGTACGTGCCCCATTTCAAGGCCGGCAAGGAGTTGCGCGAACGGGTCGATCTCAGCGGTTGA
- the rpmI gene encoding 50S ribosomal protein L35 codes for MPKMKTKSGAKKRFKVRSSGGIKRSQAFKRHILTKKTTKAKRQLRGMTEVHAADEKLIRAMLPYA; via the coding sequence ATGCCCAAGATGAAGACGAAGAGCGGCGCCAAGAAGCGCTTCAAGGTCCGCTCGAGTGGCGGGATCAAGCGGTCCCAGGCGTTCAAGCGCCACATCCTGACCAAGAAAACGACCAAGGCGAAGCGTCAGCTGCGCGGCATGACCGAAGTTCATGCTGCCGATGAAAAGCTGATCCGCGCCATGCTTCCGTACGCTTGA
- the rplT gene encoding 50S ribosomal protein L20 codes for MPRVKRGVTARARHKKVLVQAKGYRGRRKNVYRIAKQAVMKAGQYAYRDRRQRKRQFRTLWIARINAAARELGLTYSTFMNGLKKAAIEVDRKVLADLAVFDKPAFAAIAEQARAKLAA; via the coding sequence ATGCCTCGCGTTAAACGTGGTGTAACCGCCCGCGCCCGTCACAAGAAAGTTCTCGTTCAGGCCAAGGGTTATCGCGGCCGTCGCAAAAACGTCTATCGCATCGCCAAGCAGGCGGTGATGAAGGCTGGCCAGTACGCCTATCGCGACCGTCGTCAGCGCAAGCGTCAGTTCCGTACCCTGTGGATCGCCCGTATCAACGCCGCCGCGCGTGAACTGGGTCTGACCTACAGCACCTTCATGAACGGCCTGAAGAAGGCTGCGATCGAGGTGGACCGCAAGGTTCTGGCCGACCTGGCAGTGTTCGACAAGCCCGCTTTTGCGGCGATCGCCGAGCAAGCCCGGGCCAAACTCGCTGCGTAA
- a CDS encoding GlsB/YeaQ/YmgE family stress response membrane protein has protein sequence MGIIATIFIGLIVGLIARLLHPGKDGLGLIMTALLGIAGSMLATYGGQFLGIYRAGEAAGFIGAVIGAIVILFVVTRLKK, from the coding sequence ATGGGTATCATCGCCACCATCTTCATCGGTCTTATCGTCGGGCTCATCGCGCGCCTGCTGCATCCGGGCAAGGACGGGCTTGGCCTCATCATGACGGCCCTGCTGGGTATCGCGGGTTCCATGCTGGCCACCTATGGCGGACAGTTCCTTGGTATCTATCGGGCGGGTGAAGCAGCCGGCTTCATCGGTGCGGTGATTGGCGCCATCGTGATCCTGTTCGTCGTGACGCGGCTGAAGAAGTAG
- a CDS encoding LapA family protein — protein sequence MRAIMWFIRILLFILLFGFAIKNDHLATLNFYFGGQWQLPLVFVILVSFAAGALLGVTATFASLLRQRREISHLRRQLERAEREKAAPAPVEPAPELQVPGLP from the coding sequence ATGCGCGCAATCATGTGGTTCATCCGTATCCTGCTGTTCATCCTGCTGTTCGGGTTCGCGATCAAGAATGATCATCTGGCGACCCTGAACTTCTATTTCGGCGGGCAATGGCAGCTTCCGCTGGTGTTCGTGATCCTTGTCAGCTTCGCTGCAGGAGCCTTGCTCGGCGTTACCGCGACCTTCGCCTCGCTGCTGCGCCAGCGCAGGGAGATCTCGCATCTGCGCCGCCAACTCGAGCGTGCAGAGCGCGAGAAGGCAGCTCCGGCGCCGGTCGAGCCCGCGCCCGAGCTGCAGGTTCCCGGTCTGCCCTGA